A genomic window from Solanum dulcamara chromosome 11, daSolDulc1.2, whole genome shotgun sequence includes:
- the LOC129872808 gene encoding probable polyamine oxidase 4 — protein sequence MEIKDDDSGSSNLFDGILPPRLGRPHSSSPSVIVIGGGISGIAAARFLHNASFKVLLLESRDRMGGRIHTDYSFGCPVDMGASWLHGVCDENPLAPLIRRLGLTLYRTSGDNSVLYDHDLESYMLFNMDGHQVPQNTVVQVGEVFKKILSETEKVRNEHSHDLSVLQAISIVLDRHPELRQEGLSLEVLQWYICRMEAWFAADADTISLKTWDQEQVLTGGHGLMVQGYNPVIKALSKDIDIRLNHRVKRITNGYNKVMVTVKDGRNFIADAAIITVPLGVLKANLIEFEPKLPEWKQSAIADLGVGNENKIALKFDNVFWPNVELLGVVAPTSYACGYFLNLHKATGHPVLVYMAAGRLACDLEKLSDKSAAEFAMLQLKKMFPDATKPVQYLVSHWGTDPDTLGCYSYDLVGKPNDAYDRLRAPIGNLFFGGEAVSSDDHQGSVHGAYEAGIMAGETCRRHIIKRHGSLEMVQAVSYREEILEAAVPLQISRM from the exons ATGGAAATCAAAGATGATGATTCTGGCTCCAGTAATTTATTTGACG GCATTTTACCACCCCGCTTAGGTAGGCCGCATAGTTCATCTCCATCTGTAATTGTGATTGGTGGAGGTATCTCAGGGATAGCTGCTGCACGTTTCCTTCACAATGCATCTTTTAAG GTGCTCTTATTGGAGTCACGGGATAGAATGGGTGGTCGCATACATACTGACTACTCATTTGGTTGCCCAGTTGATATGGGAGCATCATG GCTCCATGGGGTGTGTGATGAGAATCCTTTGGCTCCATTGATACGTCGGTTAGGGCTCACCCTGTATCGCACTAGCGGTGACAACTCAGTGCTGTATGACCACGACTTAGAAAG TTACATGCTGTTTAACATGGATGGTCATCAAGTTCCTCAAAATACAGTTGTTCAAGTTGGAGAAGTATTCAAGAAAATCCTCAGCGAG ACTGAGAAAGTGAGGAATGAGCATAGTCATGACTTGTCAGttcttcaagcaatatctatTGTACTGGACAGGCATCCAGAATTGAG GCAAGAAGGACTTTCCCTTGAGGTGTTGCAATGGTACATATGCAGAATGGAGGCATGGTTTGCTGCTGATGCAGACACGATCTCGCTGAAAACCTGGGATCAG GAACAAGTTCTCACTGGGGGTCATGGACTTATGGTGCAAGGTTACAACCCAGTCATAAAGGCCTTATCAAAAGACATTGATATCCGTTTAAATCACAG GGTCAAGAGGATTACGAACGGGTATAACAAGGTGATGGTTACAGTTAAGGATGGGAGAAATTTTATTGCAGATGCTGCTATTATAACTGTGCCTCTAGGTGTTCTGAAAGCCAACTTGATTGAGTTTGAGCCAAAATTGCCAGAATGGAAACAATCTGCAATAGCGGATCTTGGTGTAGGCAATGAAAACAAGATTGCATTAAAATTTGATAATGTATTTTGGCCAAACGTGGAATTGTTAGGTGTTGTTGCACCCACTTCATATGCTTGCGGTTATTTTCTCAACCTCCACAAGGCAACAGGACATCCGGTCCTTGTTTATATGGCTGCTGGAAGACTTGCTTGTGACCTCGAGAAATTATCAGACAAATCTGCTGCTGAGTTTGCGATGTTGCAGTTGAAGAAGATGTTCCCCGATGCCACTAAGCCT GTTCAGTATCTTGTATCTCACTGGGGTACGGATCCAGACACCCTTGGATGTTATTCTTATGACTTGGTTGGAAAACCAAATGATGCTTACGATAGGCTTCGGGCACCAATTGGTAATCTGTTCTTTGGAGGGGAAGCTGTGAGCAGTGATGATCATCAGGGGTCGGTTCATGGTGCGTATGAAGCTGGAATTATGGCTGGTGAAACGTGCCGCAGACATATCATTAAAAGACATGGAAGTCTAGAAATGGTTCAGGCTGTTTCCTATAGGGAGGAGATCCTTGAAGCCGCAGTTCCTCTCCAGATTTCAAGAATGTGA